One Pyrus communis chromosome 13, drPyrComm1.1, whole genome shotgun sequence genomic window carries:
- the LOC137712971 gene encoding glycine-rich RNA-binding protein 4, mitochondrial-like, whose amino-acid sequence MAFLSKIGSILRQTANKQIRSEVSPFKLSIHQAIRCMSSMGSSKLFIGGVSYQTDDQSLREAFQKYGEVVDARIIMDRESGRSRGFGFVTFTSNEEAASALEALDGQELHGRRVRVNYATERPRPSYNNYGDGQNSYAPGGGFSNYGPGGGDSYGRGNPGYGPGSYNSPGSYNSPSNYPSANTYDAPGGSSNNFGVGSGDNFGVGGDNSFGTPDAPFGENKPGFGLDDPLEGNDRDDNDAGDFAKRA is encoded by the exons ATGGCTTTCTTAAGTAAAATTGGGAGCATACTTAGACAGACTGCAAACAAGCAGATAAGGTCTGAAGTATCTCCTTTCAAACTGTCCATCCATCAAGCTATAAGATGCATGTCATCCATGGGAAGCTCCAAGCTCTTCATCGGAG GTGTTTCGTACCAGACAGATGACCAGAGTCTGAGGGAAGCTTTTCAAAAATATGGTGAAGTTGTAGACG CAAGAATCATCATGGACCGTGAAAGTGGTAGATCAAGAGGATTTGGATTCGTTACTTTCACTTCTAATGAGGAGGCAGCTAGTGCTCTCGAGGCCTTGGATGGGCAG GAGCTTCATGGCCGACGAGTAAGGGTGAACTATGCTACTGAAAGGCCTCGCCCCAGCTATAATAATTACGGTGATGGTCAAAATAGTTATGCACCTGGTGGTGGATTTAGTAACTATGGACCCGGTGGAGGTGACAGCTATGGAAGAGGAAACCCTGGATATGGTCCAGGAAGCTACAACAGTCCAGGAAGCTATAACAGTCCTAGCAATTATCCAAGTGCAAACACTTACGATGCTCCCGGTGGAAGTAGCAACAATTTTGGTGTTGGTAGTGGTGATAACTTCGGTGTTGGTGGTGACAACAGCTTTGGCACTCCTGATGCTCCATTTGGAGAGAACAAACCTGGCTTTGGCCTGGACGATCCATTGGAAGGAAATGATAGGGACGATAATGACGCGGGTGACTTCGCCAAGAGGGCCTGA